In the Flagellimonas sp. MMG031 genome, one interval contains:
- a CDS encoding plasmid mobilization relaxosome protein MobC, whose protein sequence is MARKTGRKPLGNKKRIHGIVLRFNDSELQMVKETMGTYNLDFTKRGVVAPFLRRLILDKQQAEDTKKLPGPSANLIYQINRIGTNINQLTATAHAKNLRSPSAKLDAEIEKTNTLLMQILELLSEKLP, encoded by the coding sequence ATGGCACGTAAAACAGGCAGAAAACCTTTAGGCAATAAAAAGCGGATACATGGCATAGTGCTCCGCTTTAATGATTCGGAACTGCAAATGGTCAAGGAGACCATGGGAACCTACAACCTCGATTTTACCAAAAGGGGAGTAGTGGCCCCTTTTTTAAGGCGGCTGATACTTGATAAACAACAGGCCGAGGACACCAAAAAACTGCCCGGACCTTCGGCAAACCTCATTTATCAAATCAATAGGATCGGCACCAATATAAACCAGCTTACAGCAACTGCACATGCCAAAAATTTGAGAAGCCCATCCGCAAAGTTGGATGCTGAAATCGAAAAAACGAATACCTTATTGATGCAAATTTTGGAACTGTTAAGTGAAAAATTACCATAA
- a CDS encoding relaxase/mobilization nuclease domain-containing protein translates to MIGRILYRETVHGVLNYVFGKNGSTILGFQNTISEFGTTPKFFANTLHFQGQRHDSASRYAHITLNLPHGEHLDDKTFYKVAKDYMDEMGYGEQPYVVVRHSDTIHEHVHLVSTTVNESGTLINLRNDYHRNVATQRFLEKKYGLSPSPGTKVQRDLPKYRLPELQLSVDENNGTKFYMQDVINGLLQKYKVRGFEELARLAKPYHIVVRTMTHASGRVGVAYGIDNQKQYNTQFINGYVVHPELSGPKLRTIFEKYSKSKLLPMHKKRLEKQLLTTFKLFNNIKTEDLPDVLKSYQNIDCQLLYGRNRQLADFIIYDKSGYTFKASEISLQHDWPNNSRLSGDQSSETHIDIGSNQFSLEIKKLIKNAFYKSYLGTNKSKELLSEFVVNRNLKDLLPLIARTEHYSFLNHYLGANNGKMLPKTLKNRFDDIRAEFAKTESKREIKKLEIRTGLIKKVLEKSVFDITNDTNIAFYLLRGLGLKYHHGNVTFLNSGTHSIPLTLQGIIPSNSDEAYISTGSINQNEKVLEMLTADDSTKAMDLNPTSFFLPILMPELYGSMTKTFRTGYEKKSLKAFHKAMEGFNILFEKSPTDYIRLFNARGFFFEARGDKIHVASIYSKYPVSVPLRKNTNEYLSSLKNLDDVLKEQRTAMDSIKKQGRGQLKNLWVSYLMEKQWYGKVAYIMVYEGIQPNLHPETMEYHMENGLREKLIEMSNRKVSAEQASLLRKSVYAFSSLLGGDYKEEDVFNGFKDEFTDYSKYKSLFI, encoded by the coding sequence ATGATCGGTCGTATTCTATATCGCGAGACCGTACATGGGGTATTGAACTATGTTTTTGGAAAGAACGGAAGTACCATTTTGGGCTTTCAGAACACGATATCGGAATTTGGCACCACCCCTAAATTTTTCGCGAATACATTACATTTTCAGGGCCAACGCCATGATTCGGCCAGTCGATATGCCCATATTACCCTCAACCTGCCCCATGGGGAGCATCTTGACGACAAAACGTTCTATAAGGTTGCCAAGGATTATATGGATGAAATGGGATACGGGGAACAGCCCTACGTCGTGGTACGCCATAGCGATACCATCCATGAGCATGTACACCTTGTATCTACCACCGTGAACGAATCCGGTACGCTCATCAATTTGCGCAACGATTACCATAGAAATGTAGCCACCCAAAGGTTTTTGGAGAAAAAATACGGTCTCTCTCCTTCGCCGGGCACAAAGGTTCAAAGGGACCTTCCGAAGTACCGTTTGCCCGAACTACAGCTTTCTGTCGATGAAAATAACGGGACTAAATTCTATATGCAGGATGTAATCAACGGCCTGTTGCAGAAATATAAAGTTCGGGGTTTTGAAGAGCTGGCGCGATTGGCAAAACCTTACCATATCGTCGTAAGGACGATGACCCATGCCAGCGGAAGGGTAGGGGTGGCCTACGGCATCGACAACCAAAAACAATACAATACCCAGTTCATAAACGGCTATGTCGTCCATCCTGAACTGAGTGGGCCAAAACTAAGGACCATCTTTGAAAAATACAGCAAATCAAAGCTTTTACCCATGCACAAAAAACGTTTGGAAAAGCAACTGCTGACCACATTTAAACTCTTCAATAATATTAAGACCGAGGATTTGCCCGATGTCCTGAAATCTTATCAGAACATCGATTGTCAGCTACTATATGGAAGGAATAGGCAATTGGCGGACTTTATTATATATGATAAGTCGGGATATACTTTTAAGGCATCCGAGATAAGCCTGCAACACGATTGGCCCAATAATTCCCGATTGAGTGGAGACCAGTCCTCCGAGACCCACATTGATATTGGGAGTAATCAGTTTAGCCTTGAAATCAAAAAACTGATAAAGAACGCTTTCTACAAATCGTATCTGGGCACAAATAAAAGCAAGGAGCTATTGTCGGAATTTGTTGTAAACAGAAATCTTAAGGACTTGCTGCCACTTATAGCACGTACTGAGCACTATTCTTTTTTGAACCACTATCTAGGTGCAAATAACGGAAAAATGTTGCCCAAGACCCTTAAAAATAGGTTTGATGACATTCGAGCCGAATTCGCGAAGACCGAATCGAAAAGGGAAATCAAAAAACTGGAAATAAGGACGGGGTTGATTAAAAAGGTGCTGGAAAAATCGGTTTTTGACATAACCAACGATACGAACATCGCATTTTATCTACTACGGGGGTTAGGTCTAAAATATCATCACGGCAACGTTACCTTTTTGAATTCTGGCACACATTCCATTCCCCTTACATTGCAAGGAATAATTCCCTCCAATTCCGATGAAGCCTATATTTCCACCGGGTCCATCAACCAAAATGAAAAGGTGTTGGAAATGCTAACAGCGGACGATAGCACAAAAGCCATGGATTTAAATCCAACATCATTTTTCCTGCCGATATTGATGCCGGAATTATATGGGAGCATGACCAAAACGTTTCGAACGGGTTACGAGAAAAAGAGTTTAAAGGCCTTTCATAAGGCAATGGAAGGATTCAATATCCTATTTGAAAAATCCCCAACCGATTATATAAGGCTTTTCAATGCCAGAGGTTTCTTTTTTGAAGCACGGGGAGATAAAATCCATGTAGCATCCATCTATTCCAAATATCCGGTCAGTGTTCCATTACGTAAAAACACTAATGAATATCTCAGTTCCCTGAAAAATTTGGATGATGTACTGAAAGAACAACGCACGGCCATGGATAGTATAAAAAAGCAGGGACGAGGGCAGCTTAAAAACCTATGGGTCTCTTATTTAATGGAAAAGCAGTGGTACGGAAAGGTTGCCTACATAATGGTCTATGAAGGTATTCAACCCAATTTACATCCTGAAACGATGGAGTACCATATGGAAAACGGCTTACGGGAAAAATTGATCGAGATGTCAAACCGAAAAGTTAGTGCCGAACAGGCCTCATTGCTACGAAAAAGTGTTTATGCATTCAGTTCACTTCTAGGTGGCGATTATAAAGAAGAAGACGTCTTTAACGGGTTTAAGGACGAGTTTACTGACTACTCGAAATATAAATCTTTATTTATCTAG